The genome window GACGAGATCACGTCCAACAAGGTAAGAATGCACTCGGATCTGCATCtactgaccccagctcgacgcctGCCTCGAGATCACCCACCGCGACTTCCAGTGGGACCCCGAGACCGCCCACGACGGCGGACGCGTCACTGAGATGCTCTCTGAGCACACGCTCCAGGGCTTCCTCCAGGGTTACACGCTTACCGGTCGTCACGGCATGTTCCCCTCGTACGAGGCGTTCCTTGGCATCGTCGCTACCATGATCGACCAGTACGCCAAGTACATCaagatggccgaggagacgccCTGGCGTCGCCCGGTTGCTGGGGTGAGTATTGCTTCCTTGTCCCTCACTCACTCCAGCTCCTCTACAtcatgacctcgacgctctGGCGCCAGGAGCACAACGGCTACTCGCACCAGAACCCCGGTCTTATCGGCAGCTTCATCTCGCTCCCGCGCAACCTGGCCCGCATCTACTtccccgccgacgccaacaCGTCGGTCAGCACTGCCGACCACTGCCTGCGCTCCAAGAACTGTGAGCTGGTCCCTTAATCCGCTGACCCAGTCATCAACCTCATTGTCGGCTCCAAGAACCCCACTCGTGTTCTCCTCACGGCCAAGGAAGCTGAGGAGCACTGTGTCGCCGGTGCGTCGGTTTGGAAGGCCTACTCGACCGACGGCGGTGTTGAccccgacgtcgtcctcgtcggctgcggcgtcgaggtcacTCACGAGGTCATtgccgcctcggccatcCTCCGCAACCACGGCCTCCGCGTCCGtgtcgtcaacgtcaacgaccttctcgtcctcggccccGACGAGGGTCCCCGTGCCCACCCGCACGCCCTCTCCGACGCCGCCTTCTACGCCCTCTTCACCATTGACAAGCCTGTTGTCGTCAACTTCCACGGCTACCCCAAGGACATTGAGAGCCTCCTCTTTGGCCGTGCCCGCAAGGACCGCTGGCGCGTCCAGGGTTacatcgaggagggcacGACGACTTCGCCCTGGTCCATGCTCCGCGTTAACCACTGCAGCCGCttccacctcgccgacattgCTGTTGAGATGGTATGCAAGCTTGCCCCTCAGCACGCCATcagcgccgacgccaacaGAATCCAGATGAACTGGCGCCACGAGCTCCGCAACCACCAGAAGtacgtcgaggagacgggcgAGGACCCGGCTTGGTGCACCGAGATCCCCGAGGTCAAGGGCAAGTAGGCCTGCCAATCAAGTGAGCCATGTCAGTGACGAGTTGTATATATCATGACATGCATGAGGTTGTATTACCGTCGGGTTCGCAGTTCGGGTTGGTCACAGTGGCTGGTCACAAGAATCTGGCAGCTCCAGATCCCCCTGTCACAGAATCGATCACATACACGCAtgccagctcgtcgccggcaGCAGTCCTTGTTCGCGTCCAGAAAAAGAATCGTGTTGGTCGACCGTCGACAAGGTGAAGAGTACGTTTGAGTCCTTTGACAATCATACCGTGACATGATCACCATCCCCTGGTGTGGCAATCTCTGCATGGTCCGCCGGCCGCCAGCTTGCATCAAACAACCAACGCAACGACTTGGATCCCTtgccctctctctctctctccaactctctctctcctcaaTTACAATGAAGctcatcatcctcttcctcctcaccgtGGTGGCCCGTACgtccccccccccccttgCACCGCTCATCCAGACCCGCACGCCGGCAATAAACCCCGCGAGCCAGACGGTGCGCCTATTTGGCGCCGCCACGAGCCCGAGCCTGCCCACCAGCCTGATCTTACTCCTACTCCGGAGGTGCCGTGCGGCTGGTGGTATCCGCCGTGCTGGAAGCGCAAGGTGGAGCGCGGCTGCACACCCTGGGGCCCGCCGTGCTGGAAGCGTGACGACGCCTAACCTCCCCGTTCGAGTGAGCGATACGACACGCGGTGCTGATCAGAAGCAAAGGATTGGATCTACTTGTGTTCTGCTATGAACGTCACTCCTTGACAATGCTGCGTGAATGACAATCTGTGAGGAgcgtgagggtgaggggaAGCAAGAAACGCTCCACGAGGCGGGTTAGGACAGTGCAGGCCTCGATCCAGAAGGTATGCGGGGCGAGCGATCGCTGTTGTGAATTTGGACAGATAGCGACACGCAGCCACGCCGGTATCATAAACTCTCCCCATGCGCTTCTCTGAGGCTGATGGCACAGCACATCGACAGATGTCGGTCACTGGTCGAACTTGGAGGTCACCAGCTTGATCTCAGCACCAACCAATTCCACCCAGACTCTGAACTACCGCTCCACAGCTCCACTCAACTGACACAACTTGAAGTTCCCTCATCGACACCACTAGGAGATTAccctcatcctccgccctcgccgccgcatTGTCCGCCAATATTCCGCCTCGCACCGACCTTTCGCTGACTGGGCCTGATGTGAGCCCGGTCTCGCCAATATCACCCCAACCTCATAGAATATATCGCCATGTACCAGACAATGACCGTGCTCCCTTGTCCAGCCGGCAGTTAGCGGAGCCGCCAGCCGCTGGTGTTGGATGACCCGTAGGCGCCGGCTCTGGGTATTTAAATACAACCCGTAGTTCCGTATTCACGTTCTGTATACTCTTCATACCTTACTTGAACCGCTGGAACGTACGATTGTCGCTTCATCATGTCGTAGACCGAGCCCTATCTTGTAGGAGACGCCTTGGCCAACAGCGGATGTTGGCAGGTAGAGATGGATTGCATAGAGTACGTGCTGACGGATTGCTGTGCCCAAGAACGGTCACGTTAACTCGAAGTGGGGTGGACAAGCGTGGACACCCCCGGAACGCAGGATAGTTCTTTCAGAGGGATGCACAGCGACACAGCCGTGCGTGCGGCGTCAGTCCAACATAGTGCGCCCCGCCATTCTCGGCCCGGCGTGGGTTCTCACTAGGATCCGGGAGCAGTTACAGCATTAGACAGCGAGCGCTCTCATTAAGCGCATACAACCGGAATGGTAAGCCCACGGGAGATCCGGCTTCTGGCGACCGGTTGGATGCAGTGATCTCGCATTGGATTTGTTTACCGAGATTGCAGTGCTGATCGTACCGATATCTTGGGTCAACCCATCGCGTCAAATGTCACTAGAGCCAGATTTGTCGGCTCCGCTTTCCTCGGCGTTCTTTCACGCTATACGTTTCCACTTTACAAATGCACAGCTTCTGGCAACACCTGCACAATGATACCGCAAGGTTCGGGGATGCCTTCCTGTATACTCGGCGATGCCTTCCTGTATACTCCGGAACTGACAATATTCGCCTCCATGGAATCGCATAAATACCCTCCTAGACCGCTCAATCCCAACATCACCGACCACTCCACTTCCACTCTACAGCTCAACCACTCTAGCACTACCGCTCTCGCACCACCAATCTCTCAACATGaagctcgccctcgtcctctccgccctcgccgccgcggcctcggccaaCGCCTCGTTCTACCTCCAGCTCCAGAACACCGACCTCGTGATCACGATCAACACCTCCAAGGGCGAGCCGATCCTCGAGTCGTGGCAGGACAGCAACAGCCAATTGTTCCCCTACTCGATGAACGTCAACGAGCCCCGCCTCCTGAGCACGCTGAGCACCGAGCTGGTCATCGAGGGTGAATacccctcctcgctctctcTTTCGTTCCCCAAtagctaaccccagcgaCTTACTCCAACCCGCCCACCACGTTCCTCGAAGAATACAAGGAGAGCAACTACTACCAGGGCTGGTACATTGACGAGGCTGGGATGGTGCACAACTATCAGACCTCGGACTGGTGCCTCAAAGGCGTCCCCCGGTGGGACGGGAACTGGGGCACGATCAACATGGCTGTCTGCGACACGAATGACAAGGCCCAGAGGTGGGTGGTTGGAGAGTCCGGcacggcgcgcagcgcgaagcgcggctcgtcggccgccgaggctgtTGCGCGCGCTGCAACCAAGCGCGACCAGGAGGCTTGACCGAGCTCAGCGACATAAATGGAGACGATAGAAGTACTTTCAGAATCCAGAATCCATAGCAATGACTGAACAAGTTCTGGCATAGAATACATCACCATGCACCCGATATCAAATAACCACGGCCTCTCGTGGTTCCGTTGAATGCGCAGTGTTAGGTTAGGTGAGGTGGGTCGAAAGGGAACACCTTAAGtgtgatgatgatgaggaggggatTTCGGTGGTCGGACTGTAGGAGGTAGAACAAGTTGACCAAGTGAAAAAGCAGTGGGCACTCTGGAAGGGTGATTGTGCAACAACATTGGGAGAGCAGAAGGCGTGGCACTGCTTGGCTTGAATTACGTGAGTGAGAATTAATTCAGAGGAGCGTGGCATTGACTTAATCAGTCGCTACCGTCACTCCTCCTACAAAGTCGAGCTTTGCGGGCAACATGGCGGAAGCGTGAACGCATGTGAGTTTTGGCCGCAATCATTTGCGGGTAATACAACCAAACCCGAACACGTTAGAGTTCAAAGCCATACTGCGCGTCACTTTTCCGATTCAGCGCTTACTTGCCAGCCATGCCGTTGTCAGAGTCCGGATCGTATGCAACACCCTTAGGTTGTTGGTGTCCAGCGGGTTCTGGCCGACATTGTTCGAGGAGGGGGCGCCAGTGCGGTGAGTCGGCGTACTGGTGATTGTGAGTGTCAgaggcggcgagcgagtgggCGACGTCAGGTTAGTTGGATCTTTGAATGTAGGGCCATTTCAGTCCGCGCCACCGTTGTGCCGAACATCTTGGGAGCCGCAGATCAGTCAGTTGTCGACAAGTGCGACGCCGAAACACCTGTTTCCAGtccatctcgccgcccCTAAACTCGCAACTCTCCGTCTCCAGGACAACGCCACGCAGCCATACATCGCCCCTCGGCTCCGCCTAATCCGCTCACGCGCTCTGCTTGAGCGTAAAGTCGCGCCAGGTGATGTCCGCCCCGCCAGCCTTGGGCGAGCACGACATGACACCGACAAACACCTTGTCCTGCCCCTCAGTACCCTTGTCCGCATCGTTATTGCGCGTCGGCCCGAACCACTTGACCTGGCGAATCATGTCGTCCCCAAGGTAGATCTGGACCAGGTTATCGCTGTAGGAGATGGTATACCGCGCCGAATCTGCGGGCCGGCGCTTGGTCTTTGACCTAGAGTAAGCTTTCCTCATCTCACAACCTCACCAGTCCGAGTATGGGTTACACACCACTGCGCCGTTCCACAACGCGCCGTCATCAAACTCAATACCGGCCTTGACCCACTGCGTCGGCGAGACATACAGGAACAACGTGGCTTGGTCGCTTCCGTCAGACATCACTTGACAAGGTTAGAGCACTCACTATTGCACCTTTGGGTCGACAgtgagctcgacgctgACCTCGATCCCACCTCCAACCTCGTGCCAAAACCCGTGGACCGGGCCGTCCATCGAGTGTCGGCCGGTCGTGCGCCACCAGTCCGTCCCTCCGACAGAGATGTGCTTGAGGCTTGCCCCGCCGTCTTgcacctcgcccttgagggGATacttggcgtcgaggggTCCCCACTTATCGGTGTTGAAGGGGATCTTGGTCGCCATGATGAGGAGTTGCTTCTGATGTAGTTGAAGGGACGAGGGAGATGTGATGTCAACATGGGAACGTCTGTGGGCTTTATGGCTTTATGAACGCGACTGTCAGTTGATCGGGCCGACTGGCGTCATAGTCGCCGAGGTTTATCAGCTTTATCAGGGACTGAGAGTTTAACAGGCTGCCAGATGCTACACAACACAACCACTTCCGCCTCTGCATCAATATCAATATCAACAAATTCACTGCAGCCGCTCTACAGTGCTGTGCAGCGGTTACTGACAACAGCGTACGATAGTCGCTTTCGATTTGTGAGCAAGGGGAGCCGTTCGGAACAATGACGATCAGATTGTCAAGGCCCGGAACGTCCAGACTGTTAATCCTGCTCTTGACAGGTCCAGAAGCTTTTACTTTGGACGCGGCGGGTGAGATGGTTGTTGATGAGAGTGGCCAGAGTGGGCGAGAGAGATGAATGGAACACGAACGATAAGATGTTGCTTGCGCTTGTGGATGACGATAGATTAACCGTGATCATCCGTGACCTACGGGATCAGAATGTTTACACGTGCCTGTTCAGTTTCAGTTTCAGTTTCTGTGCGGAAACGACTTTTGCGTGTCCTTCAAACTCACTCTTGATCTTTACTCTAATCACCTCTATCACCCTTCACACCATGTCCACCCCATCCAATCGCCCACGCGGAGGGGGCCGtggtcgcggccgcggctTTGGCGGTGCCAACGGCCCGCGCCCGCAGAAGAGAAAGGCGTTGACCGACGACACGCCCGGCGACCGCACCCCGGCCTTCCCTTCGGGTGTGATGACGCCAGTCACCACAACCGTCTCGCAGGCGACCACGCAGACACGCTTCGCCGACTTCAAGGGTATCAGccccgagctcctcgccaagatTCCCTTCGAGTTCTGCACCGAGGTGAGCTAGAGGACGAGCcagcagctgacagcaggtgCAAGCCGCGACGCTGCCGGCTATCATTGCGAACCGCGACGTGCTCGCGCAGGCCAAGACTGGCACGGGCAAGACGATGGCGTTCCTCGTCCCCTCGATCCAACGTATGATCACCGCCTCGTACGCCAACCTGGCGCACACGTCtatcctcgtcctctcgcccacgcgtgagctcgcgcagcagatcgccgccgaggccgagcgtcTCCTCGGCTCTGGTGGAGTGTACGGCGTTCAGTGTGTCGTGGGCGGCACAAACATCAAGTCGGACATTCGCGACCTCAAGAACAAGCGGTTAGCTTTGCTGTCCTTTCTCTCCCAGCTGACCTCAGCGCTGACGTGCTCATCGCCACGCCAGGCCGTCTTgtcgatctcctcgagaACGCCGACATGAAGCCCCGTTTTGAGCAGCTCGGTATGTTTTGCTTTGGTACTCTTCTTACCAGCTAATCGCAGCTACGCTCGTGCTCGATGAGGCTGaccgtctcctcgaccaggGCTTTcgccgcgagctgctcaagaTCCTCGAGAGCCTGCCCAACCGCAAGTCTGTGCCGCGTCAGACACTCCTGTTCTCGGCCACCGTCCCCGCGGAAGTTCACTCGGTGAGTTCTCGATTCATGTGCAACCCATTAGTGCCAATCGTTAACACCAGATCTCGTCCATCGCTCTCAACGCGGACCACGAGTTCATCTCGACTCTCAAGGATGAGGATATCAACGCACACGAGCACGTCGTGCAAGAGTCCCTCGTTGTCCCCGCCAAGGACATGCTTGCAGCGACGATTGAGGTGCTCCGGCGTGAGGAGAGCCTTGGTGCCGAGCGTGGCGGATTCAAGGGTGCGTCGGTCGCAACTACAGGCTCGGCATTgtcagctgaccccagtgaTGGTCTTCCTCCCaacggcgcgcgcggcgggccTGTTCTACGACGTCTTCAAGGCGCAGCGCACCGCCTTCCCCGTGTGGCAGATCCACTCGCGCATGTCGCAGTCGAAGCGCACCAAGGCGACCGACGAGTTCCGTGCGTCGCCTAACGGCGtgctcttctcctcggACGTCACTGCCCGCGGCATCGACGTTCAGGGTGTGACAGGTGTCGTCCAAGTAGGCCTCCCAGCCTCTGGCGAGCAGTGTAAGCTTATGGCCCCCAACAATAGCTGACCACAGATGTGCACCGCCTCGGGCGTACTGCGCGCGCCGGTGCCAAGGGTCACGGCGTTCTCATTCTCGCCGACTTTGAGTCCTTCTTCCTGCGCGACGTGACGATGAAGACCTTCACGCTGCACAACTACCcggccgtcgacgctgGAGCGATGTCCCAGGCCCATGCCGTTGCGAACCGTGCGCTCGCGTccgtggacgaggaggtcaagggACAGGCATACCAGGCGTGGCTGGGCTACTACAACTCTAGCTTGAAGAAGTTGCGATGGAGCCAGACCGAGCTCGTGGCGCACGCGAACGATTTTGCGCGCGATGTCCTCCGCACCGAGCCCCAGGGCCCGATGTGGGCGCCGCCTGGTCTGCTCGCCAAGACTGTTGGCAAGATGGGTCTCAAGGGCGTGCAAGGGCTTAACATCCTgcgtggcgaggaggctcAGGCGCGTCTGGCTGGCCGTCAGCAGGGCCAGAGGCAGCCTCCGAGACAGGCTGCGCCTGTTCCTGGGgccgcgcagcagcagcctcaGCCGTCCTTGATGGGCCGCATGGGCGGCTTCAACCACGGTATGGACGGGGCCactcccaaccccaacggTGGTCGTGGCGGTCGGGGAGGACGTGGTGGACGCGGTGGACGTGGTGGACGTGGGAGAGGACGCGGGGCGGCCGCGGGTGGTTGGTAGACTTGTAGAACATACAACATAGACTGATCGAGACTTGCTCCATGTAGACGTGGGTGGAGGCAGACGTGAGTGGCTTGGTCGCCCAGCCCGCTGCACCATACACTATCTGCTAATCCGAtgcgaggagaagagggcTTCGAGGCGACTGACCCAAACCACTTGGGTCGGTCCACTGGCCGTGAACTCTAAACGTGACCCTGTACTTGCCATAACGGATGATGGTACGGGCAAGTAGAAACTGGGAGGGGTGTGAGCGGGCAGGCGCTGGGTTCAACTCGGGTACGTGCCGGATCTACGCCTTCTGTGCTACATTCAGGTACATTTTGTTATGGACGCTCTTCAGTCATTGCGATGCTCGCGTGGCACAAGCAACGTCTGGTCCTGGTCCGGCACGGACGGCACGGACGGCACGGACGGCACGGAcggcacctcctcccccaaGTAGCGCAGTCTCCCTGCCGCCTGTGCGCGAAACCTGCCTCTCCATCAGAATCAAGTGGAAGAAGACCAAGTGGAAGAAGAATCAAGTGGAAGAAGACCAAGTGGAAGAAGACCAAGTGAAAGAACAATCAAGTGGAAGAAGAATCACGCCGCCAGCCATATTCTCCCTCACAAACCGTCCAGATGCATGCACAAACCGTCCAGATGTATACTTGACAACCCGGAATGTCCGGAGGCAAGGTTGACTCGCGGGATCGACATGCTTACAGCACCCTTCTGAGGTGTCGCGTGCCACTTCTGGAGTGCTGTCGTACTTCCACGCTCTTAGGTCGCGAGTCGCGAGGACCAGTGCTTATATTGTTCAGGAGCGCGGGAGTGGCGTGCCTTCGGAACAGACGAGCCAGGGGTTGTTCGTGTTTTGAAGAAGTAGAAGCCCAACAAACCCAGCAAATTCAGTCAGCCCAGCAAGAGTACATCACGCAAGAGACTAGGGAAAATGCGGAAGGGCGTCGCATGAGAGCATGTCGACTCCAATTATTCAACTGACATATAGTCGACACGGCCAGAGTTGGCGGGGCGATGCTTAAACGCAAATTAAGCTTGGGAACAGTCAGGTGAACCTTACGACATCCCGCGTCGTGTCGAGCTGCGACGACACTGGTCAGCACTCCAAGCTTGCGCCAAGTCGCGTTCTTGCCCAACTCGGCGAGGTGAGACCATGTACATGTAAATGAAGATTGTTTTTCTCCTCTCGCATCTTGTTTCCACCCATCCTTCGACATGCTGGCCCACACAGCCCAAGCCCTCACACacaccctcatcctcctcttaGCCATATCCAGCGCCGTCGGCCATGGAGTGTACCTCTCTGCCTTgcttgatctcgtcgagcccGGTCCATCGGCCATCATCTCCGGCGCCCTAATCGGCTggctcgtcgctctcatCCTCTACCTCATCTCAGCGTAAGACCTCCCACATCCCAGCTAATAGAAGCATGTTGGCGCCCAAGAACTCGCGTTTCATCCGGACTCTTACAgacgtcatcctcctcctcgtcttcgcGGCAATCGGTGCGGGAGGCACAGCATACCTCGCCATCATGCACTGGACGCACCTCGACGTCTGCCATAGACGGATCGGACAGGCGTGCGAGGCGTCGCTGGCTGGCGGCGTGATTGGcgctgttgttgttgtggcTGTGAGTACGTGCCTGTAATATTGGTCGACTGCCCCACCCCCTGTCAGCCAACCGTCCAATGGACCCCGCGTCCGACATTCAAATGGACCGAATGTTTCGGCGACGCAAATGCTTGAGGCGTTGCGTACTGGTCCAAACCAACCCTGAGCCGTGCAACACGGTGAGGGGCGCCTGTTTTGTTTTTCAGCGCGTCTCATCGGAGCAGGGAGCGAAACCGAGTGTCCCAGCTaccaccatcaccattcCACTGCTGAtcccagctcgtcgcctcAGCCATCACCGAGGCAGTGTACGTCTCCAAGCATCACGGCAGGGAGGGGTGGTTCCTCTCTCTCCGCTGTTTGGGCCAGGACACAGCCAACGTCGAAGCCCTCCGTCCACTAGTCCTCCCCCTTCAAATGCCCCGCAAGGCGCGCCAGGGCGCCTTTGTCCCCATCATCGTCACTGCAAGTCGCAGATCAAAGGA of Cutaneotrichosporon cavernicola HIS019 DNA, chromosome: 4 contains these proteins:
- a CDS encoding uncharacterized protein (Type III restriction enzyme, res subunit), which codes for MSTPSNRPRGGGRGRGRGFGGANGPRPQKRKALTDDTPGDRTPAFPSGVMTPVTTTVSQATTQTRFADFKGISPELLAKIPFEFCTEVQAATLPAIIANRDVLAQAKTGTGKTMAFLVPSIQRMITASYANLAHTSILVLSPTRELAQQIAAEAERLLGSGGVYGVQCVVGGTNIKSDIRDLKNKRADVLIATPGRLVDLLENADMKPRFEQLATLVLDEADRLLDQGFRRELLKILESLPNRKSVPRQTLLFSATVPAEVHSISSIALNADHEFISTLKDEDINAHEHVVQESLVVPAKDMLAATIEVLRREESLGAERGGFKVMVFLPTARAAGLFYDVFKAQRTAFPVWQIHSRMSQSKRTKATDEFRASPNGVLFSSDVTARGIDVQGVTGVVQVGLPASGEQYVHRLGRTARAGAKGHGVLILADFESFFLRDVTMKTFTLHNYPAVDAGAMSQAHAVANRALASVDEEVKGQAYQAWLGYYNSSLKKLRWSQTELVAHANDFARDVLRTEPQGPMWAPPGLLAKTVGKMGLKGVQGLNILRGEEAQARLAGRQQGQRQPPRQAAPVPGAAQQQPQPSLMGRMGGFNHGMDGATPNPNGGRGGRGGRGGRGGRGGRGRGRGAAAGGW
- a CDS encoding uncharacterized protein (Protein of unknown function (DUF1349)) yields the protein MATKIPFNTDKWGPLDAKYPLKGEVQDGGASLKHISVGGTDWWRTTGRHSMDGPVHGFWHEVGGGIEVSVELTVDPKVQYDQATLFLYVSPTQWVKAGIEFDDGALWNGAVVCNPYSDWSKTKRRPADSARYTISYSDNLVQIYLGDDMIRQVKWFGPTRNNDADKGTEGQDKVFVGVMSCSPKAGGADITWRDFTLKQSA